From Hoeflea sp. 108:
CCTATGTTTGCCCAGTAGAGTGTGCCTGCGCACATCGCACAGGGCTCCCCCGTCGATACCAGCGTGCAGGTCCAGAGAAATTCCGGCGAATAGGCCGCCGCCGCCCGCCGCGCCAGCTCGCTCTCCGCATGATGCACCGTATCGATGTTGCCTTGGCGCATGAGGATCCCGTCGTCGGGCCCGACCAGCACCGCACCGAAGGGATGATGACCATGGGCAGCGGTGGCGCGAGCAACATCATTGGCTTCACGGATATGGGCGATCATCTGTTCTCTGGTCATGGCAGAATCCCCTCCTATTTTTACGGGCGGCTGGCTGCTCTTCCAAATGGCGACAAGGGCTCTACGATGGCGGCGACGGCCACCTGTCCACTTTCGCCGCCTACCTTTTCACCACAACGTCCAGGTGTCGATCCTCGCCTTTGCACTGGGCTGCGCGCTCGCCGTACCCACGGCCCTGCTCATGCTGATGAACGGGTGCATCCTCGGCGCGATGTTCTATGTCTTCTGGGCGAAAGGTCTTGCATACGAATTCGGCGCCGGGCTGTTCATTCACGGCAGCACCGAACTCTTCGCCATTGCATCGCCGGAGCTGCCGGGATGCGCATAGGCACGCGCATCGCCTTTCCCGGCCGGCTGTCGATGGCGTGCCCACGCTCGTCATCGCAGCGCTCCAGCCTGACGCCTTCTCCGGCGACCAGACAGCCGCGGGGCACACGGCCGGCGACCATGCCCACGCCTCCGAGCATGGCGAATCCGGCAGCTTCGAGTTGACCTCCCTGATCCTGCCGAGCGCAGGCCTTGCAGCGCTGCTCGCCATAGGCATCTGGCTGTTCTGACGGCAACGCGACGATGCCTGACAGCTGCAGGCAGGCGGCATTTGCGATAAAGGTGTCGGCAGGCGCCGATGCGCTCGGCCTTTTCCGGCGTCCCCCAGTCTTTTCCCCGTCCAAGGTGGAGATCGTGGGCATAGGGCCGAGCCGAAGCCGCCGAGCCATCGAGCATGGTCGTGCGGTCCGTCATTCACCGACCTGAGCAAAACCCGCCGCCGGTGCGTTCGGGATATGGTGAAGTCAGCTGTCGCGCTCCATACTCGGGCGACTTTTGCCGCGAGGCGACTCGCATGCATGAACGGGGGTCGACCGAACCATGAGCCCAATCTGGCAATCGCTTTTGGCCAATCTCGCCCTTGTCTCGATCCTGATGGTCGCATGGGACCTGATTTCGGATGTGACCGGCAAGCTTTCGAAGACGGCCCAGTCGCTGGCTCTCGGCGCGGTGATGGGAGGCGGCGCCATCATTTCGATGATGCTGGCGCTGCCCATCGCATCGGGCTTTATCCTCGACCTGCGCTCAGCCTTCATCGCATCGGCAGTCTTTTTCGGCGGATTGCCGGCAATGGTGGTGACGACGGGCGCGGCAATCGCCTTTCGCGTCCATCTTGGCGGACAGGGCGCGGTGCCCGGCCTGGCGGGCATCCTCATTGCCACGGTCGTCGGCCTGGCCTGCCACCGGGCGGTCAGGTCGCGCCAGCGGACGACGATGGATATCTTCGGCCTGGCGGTCGCCGTCGCCATCGGCAGCCTGATCAGCCTGTTTGCCTTTCCGTCGGGAGCGAGGGGCGATCTCATTGCCCGCACCGGCATTCCGCTGGTTTTGTTCGCCTTCATCAGCCCGGTCATCATCGGCGTGCTTCTCGACCGGCAATTGAGGCGGCGCGAACTGGCCGAGGCCAACAGGATTTTCAGCGCCATGGTCCGCGAATTGCCGGACTGTCTCAACGTCAAGGACGTGGACGGGCGCTTCGTTGCCGCCAATCCGGCCACGGCGGCCCTGATGCGCGTCGGCTCCGTCGAGGAACTGATCGGCAAGACGGATTTCGATTTCTTCCCGCCTGAGATGGCCGCCCAGTTCCGCAAGGACGAGGTCGCGGCCCTGGAGAACGATGAAAGCGTGCGGGTCGACCAGCAGGCCCTGCTCGCCGACGGCGCGCCCGGCTGGCTGTCGACGCTGAAGGCGCCGTTCAAGGACGAGGCCGGCCGTGTGGTCGGGATCATCACCTACAACCGCGACGTGACCGAACAGAAGCGCAGCGCCCAGTTGAAGAACGAGTTCATCTCGACCGTCAGCCACGAGTTGCGCACGCCGCTGACCTCGATCCGCGGCTCGCTGGGGCTGATAGCGGCGGGCGTGGCCGGCGAACTGCCGCCCAAGGCGGCAAACCTCGTCAAGATCGCGCACACCAACAGCGAGCGGCTGGTCCATCTCATCAACGACATCCTCGACATGGAGAAGATCGAGTCGGGCAAGATGACGTTCGACATCAGGCAGATGGCGGTCCGGCAGGTGCTCGAGCAGGTTGTTGCGGCGAGTGCGAACTATCGCACCGACATGCAGATCAGGCTGGTGCTGATCGACGATGCCCCGCGTGCCGAAGTCCGGGTCGATCCCGATCGCCTTCACCAGGTGCTGGCAAATCTGCTGTCCAATGCGATCAAGTTCTCGCCCGCCGGCGAGACTGTCACCGTCAGGCTGGCCCGCCTGAGGGAAGGTACGCTTCGCATCTCGGTGATCGACAATGGCAGCGGTATTCCCGAGGCGTTCAGGGGCCGTATTTTCGGCAAGTTCGAGCAGGCCGACGGATCCAACACGCGGGAAAAGGGCGGAACCGGGCTGGGCCTCAGCATTGCCAAGACCATCGTCGAAAGGCTCGACGGCACGCTGACCTTTGAAACGGAGGAAGGCAAGGGAACGTCGTTCCACGTCGACCTGCCTGAGGCCAGGCCGTCACATGCCGCGCCGAAGCCGATCGCGACCATGGGGCTAGACGACCATCGAACCCGGGTACTGGTCTGCGAAGACGAGGCCGATGTCTCGACCGTCATCGCCGCCCTGCTCGATGCGGAGGGTTTCTCCTGCGACGTCGCGCCCGACATCGCCTCGGCGAAGATGCTGCTGCGGTCGCGCAACTATGCGGCGATGACGCTGGACATCAAGCTTGCCGGCGAATCCGGAATCAAGCTGTTCCACGACATCAGGGCCTCCGAGGTCAACGCCGACATCCCGGTGATCGTCGTTTCGGCAGTTGCCGACGAGGCCAGGCGTTCGATCAACGGCTCGGCGGTCGGCATCATCGACTGGCTCGAAAAGCCCGTCGACCCCAACCGTCTCCATTCGGCGCTCGGCAAGATCGTGATGCGCCGGACTGACAAGCCCAGGATCCTCCATGTCGAGGACGACGAAGGCGTGCTTGCGGTGATGTCCGAGGGGCTCGGGCCCGACGTCTCGATCACCTCGGCAAGGACGCTCGGCGAGGCGCAGCAGGAGATTGCCCGCGACAGCTTCGACCTGATGATTCTCGACATCGCATTGCCCGATGGATCGGGCCTCGACCTGTTGTCGAACCTGCCTCCCGAAACGGCTGTCGTGGTGTTTTCGGCGGCCGAGTTCGACCAGACCTTGAGCGG
This genomic window contains:
- a CDS encoding nucleoside deaminase encodes the protein MTREQMIAHIREANDVARATAAHGHHPFGAVLVGPDDGILMRQGNIDTVHHAESELARRAAAAYSPEFLWTCTLVSTGEPCAMCAGTLYWANIGRLVYGYEETKLLALTGDHPENPTMSLPSRTVLASGQKDVEVFGPFPEIEDELLAPHRDFWKR
- a CDS encoding stage II sporulation protein M, producing MSILAFALGCALAVPTALLMLMNGCILGAMFYVFWAKGLAYEFGAGLFIHGSTELFAIASPELPGCA
- a CDS encoding ATP-binding protein → MSPIWQSLLANLALVSILMVAWDLISDVTGKLSKTAQSLALGAVMGGGAIISMMLALPIASGFILDLRSAFIASAVFFGGLPAMVVTTGAAIAFRVHLGGQGAVPGLAGILIATVVGLACHRAVRSRQRTTMDIFGLAVAVAIGSLISLFAFPSGARGDLIARTGIPLVLFAFISPVIIGVLLDRQLRRRELAEANRIFSAMVRELPDCLNVKDVDGRFVAANPATAALMRVGSVEELIGKTDFDFFPPEMAAQFRKDEVAALENDESVRVDQQALLADGAPGWLSTLKAPFKDEAGRVVGIITYNRDVTEQKRSAQLKNEFISTVSHELRTPLTSIRGSLGLIAAGVAGELPPKAANLVKIAHTNSERLVHLINDILDMEKIESGKMTFDIRQMAVRQVLEQVVAASANYRTDMQIRLVLIDDAPRAEVRVDPDRLHQVLANLLSNAIKFSPAGETVTVRLARLREGTLRISVIDNGSGIPEAFRGRIFGKFEQADGSNTREKGGTGLGLSIAKTIVERLDGTLTFETEEGKGTSFHVDLPEARPSHAAPKPIATMGLDDHRTRVLVCEDEADVSTVIAALLDAEGFSCDVAPDIASAKMLLRSRNYAAMTLDIKLAGESGIKLFHDIRASEVNADIPVIVVSAVADEARRSINGSAVGIIDWLEKPVDPNRLHSALGKIVMRRTDKPRILHVEDDEGVLAVMSEGLGPDVSITSARTLGEAQQEIARDSFDLMILDIALPDGSGLDLLSNLPPETAVVVFSAAEFDQTLSGRVKAVMTKTKASEVDVARLVRSHLPARHVAAARPLASPLASKVK